The nucleotide window TGAGCGGCGGGGTGAGCGGGCGGCTGAGCGGGCGGCTGAGCAGCCATGCAGGCGGCGGCATCCGGAGTGCCGCCGCCTTGTGTAACGGGCGCTCAGTGCTTGCCGACGCCTTCGAGAATCAGATCGGCCAGCCGTGTGTAATTGCCGTCGAAATGGTGACCCCCGGGCATTTTGACGATCTGCACGCGCTTGGGGTCGAGGCCGGGGCAATTGCTGTCGTCCTCGTCCGCGCCGTACACGCACATGGCCAGCCCGTCGGGCAGGCGTTCGACCTCGGGGCGGATCGGCAGGCCGTTCTGGCTGGACATCACCCAGTTGGTCATGCGGAATTCGAAGTCCGCCTTCTGCCCCAGCCCCATCAGCACGAGCAGCGCCACGCGCTCCTTGCTGACCGGTGGCATGCGGTTGACCATGAACGGCAGCACATCCGCGCCTTGCGAATAACCGATGAGAATCACGCGCTTCTTGTTCCAGCGCGTCTGATAGAAGCGCACCAGCCGGTCGATATCGAGCGCGCCCGACGCGGGTGTGCGCGCCGACCAGAAGTAGCGCAGCGAGTCGATGCCGACCACCGGCAGGCCGTGCGCGGCGAGCGCCCCCGCGACGTCGCGGTCCAGCCCGGCCCAGCCGCCATCACCCGACAGCAGAATCGCGAACGCATCGGCCATGTTGGCCGCTGGCTTGCCCGTCGCGGCGACTTCGATCACCGGCAGGTCGGCCACGGCGGCAGGTGGGCGCACCGTCCCCGCTACGTGATGCGCATTGAGCCGCTTGAACGCGTTCTTGTATTGCGTGGCCCAGTCGGCCAGTACCGGCGTGTTCCCGCCCGGTGAGGCGTCCGCCCCATCGCCCTGACTGCCGAGACTGCCCGCCAGACCGCCCACGACCCAACTGGCGTTCGAGGCGCGCGCAACAAAGCCTTGGGCGAGACGATCCGAGCAACGCGGTGCACGCGCAACGGGGTTCCCCGCCGGGCCACTCATGGCCAGCCACGGTGCCCCCAATGCGGGCGCGGGCAGCAGACGCATCGGCGCGCCGCCAGCGGTGTGCGTGATGCCGCGTCCGAAATGCACGCCTTCGCCCTGACACAGCGGCTTGGCCATCGGCAGCACCGGGCAGAAATCGACCGAGAGCGCGCCGGAGAAGGTTTCGCTCTTGGCCTGCGCGAGCATCGCGTAGGCGAACGTCCCGCCGACGCCATCGCCCACGAGAATCGGCGGCGTGTAACCGGGCAGCTTTTCGTAGGCTTCGAGAAAGCGGCCGAAGTTGTCCAGATCGCCCGACGGGAAGACACACGCGCCGTCATCCTTCGTGAAATTCGCCATCAGCCGGGCGGTGTCGATGCCTGCCACGATGGCCCCGGTGTCGACGAGGGCGCGGGCCATGCGCTCGGCACGCGGCGTCCAGCCGTCGTCATCCGAGAGGAACAGCACCGTGGCGTTCGGCTCGCCCGTCGGCCGGAAGACCGGCACGTTCTCGAAGCGGCCATGCGAGATGACTTCCGTCGCCGCACCGCGCGACGCCGCAGCACCGGCCGCCGCAGCCGCAGCAGGCGCCATGACGGGCGCGGTGACGCTCGAGGCAACCGAAGGCGGCACAGCGACCGGGCCCGCCTTCGGGGCAGGCTTGAGCACGTTGCGCGCCTTCGCAGCCTGTTCCGCAGAGCGGGCAGACGCGGCGGACGCAAGATCGGCGTGTGTGACTGTCTGCGACGATTGGGGCGCTGGAGCCGATTGCGCCAGCGTCTGTGCGTTTGCCAACCCGCTCACGGTCAGTGGCAGAAACAACGCCGCGGCCAGCCACACGCCACGTCCGCCGCCGTGCTTCCCCCCTGCCGTCGCCATTGCGCGGTGTTTCCCCTGCGTTCGATCCATTCGATCTGTCCGATCCGTCATTTCGTAATCATCCCTTTCCAGCCGCCCCCGACAAGCGCCGCCACGTCGGCGAGTGTGAGCATCGGCGCGAGTCCGCCCGGCGTCATCAGATAGCGCGCCTCCCATTGCGGATCGAATTTGTCCTTGAAGCTGCGCAGCCCGCGGAAGTTGTAGAACCGTGCCCCGTGCGCAAACATCATTCGCCCGAAGCGATGCCACCGCGGCGCGAGCTGGTGCGTCACCATGCCCGACATCGGCGCCATGCCCAGCCCGAAGCGCTGATACCCCTGCGCCTTGAAGTGCAGCATCAGATTAGCGAACAGAAAGTCCATCGTGCCGGCGGGCGCATCCGGCACCTGACGCATCAGGTCGATGCTCGCCTCGATGCGCTGCACGTCCGGGCACATCAGCGTCGCAAACGCGACCAGCCGGCCTTCGCGCCGCACCAGCGCCACGGGTTGCCGTGCCACGTAGGTGTCGGTGAACGCCCCCAGCGAGAAGCCCTTTTCTCGCGTGTGCTGTCGCGCGAGCCACGCGTCGGACACCGCGCGCATCTCGGGCAGATGCGGCGGCACATCGGCGGGAGCAACGATTTCCAGCGAGAGTCCTTCGCGCTCGCCGCGCGCCACGCCATGTCGCAAATTCGCGCGGCGCGAGCCTTGCAGCCCGAACTCAGGCAGCGAAACGAACGCCTCCTCACCGAGCTTGTACGCACGCAACCCTGCATCGATATAGAGCGGCAGCGCCTGCGGACGTGTCTTGTAGAACGCCGCACGCCCGCCATGCGAGTCCGCCAGCTCGATGAAACGCCAGATCAACTCCGGCCATTCCTTCTGATCTCCCACCGGATCAGCGAGCGACACCCACGAGCGCCGATGCTTCGCATACATGATGAAAGCGTTGCCCGACGGCGAGAACAGGAAGCTCTTGTCGCCCATGAGCGCGAGACAGGCGTCGGCAGCCGGCTGCTTCTGAATCACCGCACGCGCGCGCGCCAGTTCTTCTTCACTCGCGGGCACCATCGCCCCGGCCGACTGACGCAGCAATTGCCACAGCGACAGGCCCAGACCGATGACGGCCACCACCATCAGCGCCCGCATCGAGCGTGGCGCGTCGCCATCGAACGTGAATTGCCACCAGAGTTGATTCGCGTAACCCACGCGCCGGTACGACATGAACATCAGCCACGTACACGCGCCAAGTACCGAGAGCACGGCGATGATCCAGCCCGGCTCGAACGTCTGCGTGAAGAGCGACGAGCGCCGGTCGAACTGTTTGCGCGAGACCAGCAGCAGCGTGGCCAGCACGGCCAGTACGAAGCACTCCGACAACGCGATGCCCTTCGGAATCGCGAGCACCGCCGCCACAATCGTCAGCCCGAGCGAGCCCCACCATGCGG belongs to Pandoraea norimbergensis and includes:
- the mprF gene encoding bifunctional lysylphosphatidylglycerol flippase/synthetase MprF; the encoded protein is MPPASGLGSLSATASAGGGGAGNPPSDPAPNIDPVALLALPARWRWVRQLPWSAARPWLITAGVILLGLFVFDALHHMLRHVHYDDVIAAIHDTPVTRLVLAMLATLASYAALTGYDISGLRFAGATVKRSTVMLTSFIAYALGNSVGLGVLTGGTVRMRMYAAAGVDASKVAQAVAFNAGAFGLGMTVFGSLGMLWGASRVSALVPVPAWMLQLAALLLLAGSGWFLALCARKRTVALFGRWDIPLPPLRLALRQLLISAADLGMAAAALWCLLPAGVVDLPTFVVFYAIAMALGVLSHVPGGVGVFEAVILLATNGHAPVSQVAGALVLYRGIYYLLPLMLAACLLAWFEFRQSPAAPIGRAAVRLFPGVLAALTLVAGVMLLISGVTPATRDAEDFLRQHVPLFLVEVSHLLGSVAGLSMLFLARGLLHRLDAAWWGSLGLTIVAAVLAIPKGIALSECFVLAVLATLLLVSRKQFDRRSSLFTQTFEPGWIIAVLSVLGACTWLMFMSYRRVGYANQLWWQFTFDGDAPRSMRALMVVAVIGLGLSLWQLLRQSAGAMVPASEEELARARAVIQKQPAADACLALMGDKSFLFSPSGNAFIMYAKHRRSWVSLADPVGDQKEWPELIWRFIELADSHGGRAAFYKTRPQALPLYIDAGLRAYKLGEEAFVSLPEFGLQGSRRANLRHGVARGEREGLSLEIVAPADVPPHLPEMRAVSDAWLARQHTREKGFSLGAFTDTYVARQPVALVRREGRLVAFATLMCPDVQRIEASIDLMRQVPDAPAGTMDFLFANLMLHFKAQGYQRFGLGMAPMSGMVTHQLAPRWHRFGRMMFAHGARFYNFRGLRSFKDKFDPQWEARYLMTPGGLAPMLTLADVAALVGGGWKGMITK
- a CDS encoding virulence factor family protein; the encoded protein is MDRTQGKHRAMATAGGKHGGGRGVWLAAALFLPLTVSGLANAQTLAQSAPAPQSSQTVTHADLASAASARSAEQAAKARNVLKPAPKAGPVAVPPSVASSVTAPVMAPAAAAAAGAAASRGAATEVISHGRFENVPVFRPTGEPNATVLFLSDDDGWTPRAERMARALVDTGAIVAGIDTARLMANFTKDDGACVFPSGDLDNFGRFLEAYEKLPGYTPPILVGDGVGGTFAYAMLAQAKSETFSGALSVDFCPVLPMAKPLCQGEGVHFGRGITHTAGGAPMRLLPAPALGAPWLAMSGPAGNPVARAPRCSDRLAQGFVARASNASWVVGGLAGSLGSQGDGADASPGGNTPVLADWATQYKNAFKRLNAHHVAGTVRPPAAVADLPVIEVAATGKPAANMADAFAILLSGDGGWAGLDRDVAGALAAHGLPVVGIDSLRYFWSARTPASGALDIDRLVRFYQTRWNKKRVILIGYSQGADVLPFMVNRMPPVSKERVALLVLMGLGQKADFEFRMTNWVMSSQNGLPIRPEVERLPDGLAMCVYGADEDDSNCPGLDPKRVQIVKMPGGHHFDGNYTRLADLILEGVGKH